One stretch of Rhodoferax lithotrophicus DNA includes these proteins:
- a CDS encoding isocitrate/isopropylmalate dehydrogenase family protein encodes MTTPIQATLIPGDGIGPEIVDATLAALDALGAPFEWDRQIAGLGGVQVAGDPLPPATLDSIRRTRLALKGPLETPSGGGYRSSNVRLREEFQLYANLRPARTIIPGGRFDNIDLVVVRENLEGLYIGHEHYVKIDNDPHAVAMATGINTRAGGLRLLEYAFEHAVTTGRKKVTIVHKANIMKALTGIFLETGLDLYERKYKGKFELDTVIIDACAMKLVINPWQFDMLVTTNLFGDILSDLVAGLVGGLGMAPGANIGADAAIFEAVHGSAPDIAGKGIANPIALLLAAGMMLDHCKLPEMATKLRTAIDETLNIDKVRTGDLGGTAGTAEFTKALVGRIKC; translated from the coding sequence ATGACCACCCCCATTCAAGCCACATTGATTCCCGGAGACGGCATTGGCCCTGAAATTGTCGATGCCACGCTGGCCGCGCTGGATGCACTGGGTGCCCCGTTTGAGTGGGACCGCCAGATCGCCGGTCTTGGCGGCGTGCAGGTGGCGGGTGATCCGCTGCCCCCAGCCACACTCGACAGCATCCGGCGCACCCGGCTGGCGCTCAAGGGGCCGCTGGAAACCCCGTCCGGAGGCGGCTACCGGTCTTCCAATGTGCGTCTGCGTGAAGAGTTTCAACTCTATGCCAACCTGCGCCCAGCCCGTACCATCATTCCCGGTGGACGCTTTGACAACATTGACCTGGTGGTGGTGCGTGAGAACCTTGAAGGCCTGTACATCGGCCACGAGCACTATGTGAAGATCGACAACGACCCCCACGCCGTGGCCATGGCCACCGGCATCAACACCCGCGCGGGTGGCCTGCGGCTGCTGGAATACGCGTTTGAACATGCCGTGACCACCGGCCGCAAAAAGGTCACCATCGTGCACAAGGCCAACATCATGAAGGCGCTCACCGGGATTTTTCTGGAAACCGGGCTGGACTTGTATGAGCGCAAGTACAAGGGCAAGTTTGAGCTGGACACGGTGATCATTGATGCCTGCGCCATGAAGCTGGTGATCAACCCCTGGCAGTTCGACATGCTGGTCACCACCAACCTGTTTGGTGACATCCTGTCAGACCTGGTGGCCGGTCTGGTTGGTGGTCTGGGCATGGCACCTGGTGCAAACATTGGTGCCGATGCTGCAATTTTTGAAGCGGTTCACGGCTCTGCGCCAGACATTGCTGGCAAAGGCATTGCCAATCCCATTGCCCTGTTGTTGGCCGCTGGCATGATGCTGGATCACTGCAAACTGCCTGAGATGGCCACCAAATTACGCACCGCCATTGATGAGACGCTCAACATTGACAAGGTACGCACCGGCGATCTGGGTGGCACGGCAGGTACCGCCGAATTCACCAAGGCGCTGGTTGGCCGGATCAAGTGCTGA